In the genome of Raphanus sativus cultivar WK10039 chromosome 4, ASM80110v3, whole genome shotgun sequence, one region contains:
- the LOC130511585 gene encoding tetraspanin-12-like, translated as MPRLSNAAVITTNAILVLIGLATLCFSVYLFIAGPSECQRFIQNPLIVTATLLFFISSLGLIAALYDNYIIITLYLFFLFLSILLTLIFSIFIFLVTNASAGKAFSDKGIGNVKTGDLQNWIGDHFLQGKNWEGIKRCMADSSICKFRPHDVDFDAKHLTHVKFGCCRPPVECGFEAKNATFWTVPATSTAAITGDCKTWSNTQSQLCYSCETCKVGVYKGIRKRWRILLVFNLLLILLVVLLYSCGCCVRKNNRVPWKRRFL; from the exons ATGCCACGGCTAAGCAACGCCGCCGTGATAACAACGAACGCAATCCTCGTATTGATCGGCCTCGCCACCTTATGTTTCTCTGTATACCTCTTCATCGCAGGCCCATCAGAATGTCAACGCTTCATTCAAAACCCTCTCATCGTGACAGCGactctcctcttcttcatctcttccttaggCCTCATCGCGGCTCTCTACGACAACTACATCATCATAACTCTCtacctcttcttcctcttcctctccaTTCTTCTCACCCTAatcttctccatcttcatcttccttgtAACTAATGCTTCCGCCGGCAAAGCGTTTTCGGACAAGGGAATAGGGAATGTCAAGACCGGTGATCTTCAAAACTGGATCGGAGACCATTTCCTTCAAGGTAAGAACTGGGAAGGGATTAAACGATGCATGGCCGATTCTTCCATTTGTAAGTTTCGTCCACATGACGTTGACTTTGACGCCAAACACCTCACACACGTAAAG TTTGGATGTTGTCGACCTCCAGTAGAGTGTGGCTTCGAGGCAAAGAATGCTACGTTTTGGACAGTTCCGGCCACGTCGACTGCAGCGATCACTGGAGACTGCAAAACGTGGAGTAACACGCAGAGCCAGTTGTGTTACTCGTGCGAGACGTGCAAGGTTGGAGTTTACAAAGGGATAAGAAAAAGATGGAGGATTCTTCTCGTCTTTAATCTTCTTCTTATCCTTCTCGTCGTCTTGCTTTACTCATGTGGCTGCTGTGTGAGGAAAAACAATCGTGTTCCATGGAAACGCCGGTTCCTCTGA
- the LOC130510497 gene encoding gibberellin 2-beta-dioxygenase 3-like, with the protein MVVLLQPVPKFKTSPVIIPVLDLTDPTAKTQIVKACEELGFFKVVNHGVRPDLLTKLYEEATKLFALPQSLKDKAGPPDPFGYGSKRIGLKGDVGCVEYILLNANSHLQSTKTTAVFRETPTIFREMVEEYMEVMKGMSTKVLEMVEEELGIEPKGKLSKLVKVEESDSCLRMNYYKEKEETTAKEEIGFGEHTDPQLLSVLRSNDTEGLQICLKDGTWVSVPPDHSSFFVIVGDTLQVMTNGKFKSVKHRVLTNTKRSRLSMIYFGGPPLTEKIAPLACLVPKQEDYLYKELTWSQYKSSSYKTKLGDYRLGLFEKQLPFSLSNI; encoded by the exons atGGTAGTTTTGTTACAGCCAGTCCCAAAATTCAAAACGAGTCCGGTTATAATCCCTGTTCTAGACTTAACCGACCCAACTGCCAAAACTCAAATCGTTAAGGCTTGCGAGGAGTTAGGGTTCTTCAAAGTCGTCAACCATGGTGTCCGACCTGATCTTTTGACCAAGTTGTATGAAGAAGCCACCAAGCTCTTTGCTTTGCCTCAGTCTCTCAAAGATAAAGCTGGTCCACCCGACCCGTTTGGATACGGTAGTAAACGAATCGGACTCAAAGGTGATGTGGGATGCGTCGAGTATATTCTGCTCAATGCTAATAGTCATCTGCAGTCTACCAAAACCACCGCCGTTTTCCGGGAAACCCCTACCATTTTCAG AGAAATGGTGGAAGAGTACATGGAGGTGATGAAGGGAATGTCAACCAAGGTTCTGGAGATGGTGGAAGAAGAGTTAGGGATAGAGCCAAAGGGGAAGCTGAGCAAACTGGTGAAGGTGGAAGAGAGTGACTCGTGTCTTAGGATGAACTATTACAAGGAGAAGGAAGAGACTACGGCCAAGGAAGAGATTGGGTTCGGTGAGCACACGGATCCACAGTTACTATCAGTGCTCAGATCAAACGACACGGAGGGTTTACAAATCTGTTTGAAAGATGGGACTTGGGTCTCTGTACCACCTGATCACTCTTCTTTCTTCGTCATTGTGGGAGATACTCTTCAG GTGATGACTAACGGAAAATTCAAGAGTGTGAAACACAGAGTGCTCACAAATACAAAGAGGTCAAGATTGTCGATGATCTACTTTGGAGGTCCTCCGTTGACGGAGAAGATTGCACCATTGGCATGCCTTGTCCCCAAGCAAGAGGATTATCTTTATAAAGAGCTTACTTGGTCTCAGTACAAGTCATCTAGTTACAAGACTAAGCTTGGTGACTATAGGCTTGGTCTTTTTGAGAAACAGCTTCCATTTTCTCTATCCAATATTTGA